A window of Lentibacillus sp. Marseille-P4043 contains these coding sequences:
- a CDS encoding phosphatidate cytidylyltransferase: protein MKQRIITAIIALLVFVPFILYGELPFTLFVYLMATIGLIELIKMREMSNFLIPSLLAIVFLWIMLWDFDTYSIPAIGLEKSEVMMLFVMLLLTYTVFAKNTFNFEDAGFMFLSAVYIGIGFYYLIVTRDAGLNYIFYALLVIWATDTGAYFFGRAFGKKKLWPKISPNKTIEGAVGGILLACLVGIVFQLVDPFPHTMFYMIVITILVSIFGQIGDLVESAFKRHFGVKDSGKLLPGHGGILDRLDSLLFILPLLHIMYFVS from the coding sequence ATGAAACAACGAATTATAACTGCAATTATCGCATTACTTGTATTTGTTCCATTTATATTGTACGGAGAATTACCGTTTACTTTATTTGTTTACTTAATGGCTACAATTGGTTTAATCGAGCTGATTAAAATGCGTGAAATGAGTAATTTTCTTATCCCATCACTTTTAGCAATTGTTTTCCTATGGATTATGTTGTGGGATTTTGATACCTATAGCATTCCAGCTATTGGATTGGAAAAATCAGAAGTAATGATGCTGTTTGTTATGTTATTATTAACATATACTGTTTTCGCTAAGAATACATTTAATTTTGAAGATGCTGGGTTTATGTTTTTGTCTGCAGTCTATATTGGAATAGGTTTTTACTACTTAATTGTGACAAGAGATGCAGGACTAAATTACATTTTTTATGCATTGCTTGTCATATGGGCGACAGACACCGGAGCATATTTTTTCGGCCGAGCTTTTGGAAAGAAAAAATTATGGCCAAAAATTAGTCCAAATAAAACAATCGAAGGGGCTGTTGGCGGAATTTTACTTGCCTGTCTTGTTGGAATTGTGTTCCAATTAGTTGATCCTTTCCCACATACAATGTTCTACATGATTGTTATCACCATTTTAGTATCCATTTTTGGACAAATTGGTGATCTTGTTGAGTCAGCATTCAAACGGCACTTTGGTGTGAAAGATTCGGGGAAATTATTACCTGGACATGGTGGAATCTTGGACCGATTAGATAGTTTGTTATTTATTCTACCGTTATTGCATATCATGTATTTTGTGTCCTAA
- a CDS encoding isoprenyl transferase, which produces MSMKLPFFKKKQNDINSQCDIEEKNIPKHVAIIMDGNGRWAKKRGLPRIAGHKEGMNVVKEIVKAARNNHVEILTLYAFSTENWKRPKTEVDFLMRLPKEFLHIYLPELIENNVRIDTIGNFTDLPNHTKEAIQYAKDKTKNNNGLLLNFALNYGSRFEIMRAIKEITMDIDCSKLSIDALDEKVFSEYLYTTGLRDPDLLIRTSGEQRLSNFLLWQVAYSEFWFTDVLWPDFNEEIFREALHDYQQRKRRYGGI; this is translated from the coding sequence ATGTCAATGAAACTTCCTTTTTTCAAAAAAAAACAAAATGATATAAATAGCCAATGTGATATTGAAGAAAAAAACATCCCAAAACACGTTGCAATTATTATGGACGGGAATGGCAGATGGGCAAAAAAACGAGGTCTTCCGCGAATAGCAGGACATAAAGAAGGTATGAATGTTGTAAAAGAAATAGTAAAGGCTGCAAGAAATAATCACGTAGAAATTCTAACGTTATATGCATTTTCTACTGAAAACTGGAAACGGCCAAAAACAGAAGTTGATTTTTTAATGAGGTTACCTAAAGAATTTTTACATATTTATTTACCTGAGCTAATTGAAAATAATGTCAGAATTGATACAATCGGTAATTTTACTGATTTACCGAACCATACAAAAGAAGCGATCCAATATGCGAAAGACAAAACAAAGAATAATAATGGATTATTATTAAATTTTGCTTTAAACTATGGTAGTAGATTTGAAATTATGCGTGCGATCAAAGAGATCACGATGGACATTGACTGCAGTAAGTTATCAATCGATGCACTAGATGAAAAGGTGTTTTCTGAATATCTTTACACGACTGGATTAAGAGATCCTGATTTATTGATCCGAACGAGTGGTGAGCAACGTCTGAGCAACTTTTTACTGTGGCAAGTAGCATATTCGGAATTTTGGTTTACGGATGTATTATGGCCTGACTTTAATGAGGAAATTTTTAGGGAGGCCCTCCATGATTATCAGCAGCGTAAAAGGCGCTATGGAGGTATATAG
- the frr gene encoding ribosome recycling factor — MANDILKQMRDKMAQAVQAFSKNLATVRAGRANPSLLDSIYVDYYGASTPLNQLASISAPEARLLVISPFDKSSVGDVEKAIQKADLGLSPSNDGQVIRINIPALTEERRKELVKVVGKYVEEARVQVRNIRREANDQLKKAEKNSDLTEDELRSEQDEVQKETDNHIAKLDDLAKEKEKEIMEV; from the coding sequence ATGGCAAATGATATTCTGAAGCAAATGCGTGATAAAATGGCACAGGCTGTCCAAGCATTTTCCAAAAACTTAGCCACTGTACGGGCAGGTCGTGCAAATCCATCTTTGTTAGATAGTATTTATGTAGATTATTATGGTGCTTCTACTCCGCTCAATCAATTGGCTTCCATTTCTGCACCAGAAGCGAGATTGTTAGTCATTTCACCATTTGATAAATCATCTGTTGGTGATGTTGAAAAAGCAATCCAAAAAGCAGACTTAGGATTATCACCGTCAAATGATGGTCAAGTTATCCGGATTAATATTCCTGCTTTAACAGAAGAGCGTCGTAAAGAATTAGTTAAAGTGGTTGGAAAGTATGTGGAAGAAGCACGTGTGCAAGTGCGAAATATTCGCCGCGAAGCAAATGATCAGCTTAAAAAGGCGGAAAAAAATAGCGACTTGACTGAAGATGAACTACGTAGTGAGCAAGATGAAGTACAAAAAGAAACAGATAATCACATTGCAAAATTAGATGACCTTGCGAAAGAAAAAGAAAAGGAAATTATGGAAGTATAA
- the pyrH gene encoding UMP kinase → MTTARYRRIVLKLSGEALSGEQGYGIEPQVIQSIASQVKEVAELGVEVAVVVGGGNIWRGKVGSEMGMDRATADYMGMLATIMNSLALQDSLENIGIPTRVQTSIEMRQVAEPYIRRKAIRHLEKKRVVIFAAGTGNPYFSTDTTAALRAAEIEAEVILMAKNNVDGVYTDDPKINKDAQKYENLSYLEMLNEGLGVMDSTASSLCMDNDLPLIVFSITDEGNIKRVVLGETIGTTIRGK, encoded by the coding sequence ATGACAACAGCACGTTATCGAAGAATTGTGTTAAAATTAAGTGGAGAAGCACTCAGTGGGGAACAGGGCTATGGCATTGAACCGCAAGTCATTCAATCGATAGCTTCACAAGTAAAAGAAGTAGCCGAATTAGGTGTTGAAGTGGCCGTTGTTGTTGGCGGCGGAAACATTTGGCGTGGTAAAGTCGGCAGTGAAATGGGCATGGATCGCGCAACGGCTGACTATATGGGCATGTTGGCGACAATAATGAATTCTCTGGCACTTCAGGACAGTTTAGAAAATATTGGAATACCAACTCGTGTGCAAACGTCAATCGAAATGCGCCAAGTTGCTGAACCATACATACGGAGAAAAGCAATTCGCCATTTGGAGAAAAAACGGGTCGTTATTTTTGCGGCAGGCACGGGAAATCCTTATTTTTCAACCGATACAACTGCTGCCTTACGCGCTGCAGAAATTGAAGCTGAAGTAATTTTAATGGCCAAAAATAATGTTGATGGTGTGTACACCGATGATCCAAAAATCAATAAAGATGCGCAAAAATACGAAAATCTTTCATATTTAGAAATGTTAAATGAAGGTTTAGGAGTAATGGATTCAACAGCGTCATCATTGTGTATGGACAATGATTTACCGTTGATTGTTTTTTCCATCACGGATGAAGGAAATATTAAGCGAGTTGTTCTTGGTGAAACAATTGGTACAACTATAAGGGGGAAATAA